From Ignisphaera aggregans DSM 17230, the proteins below share one genomic window:
- a CDS encoding hypothetical protein (PFAM: SirA-like protein) has protein sequence MQEYILDLSSEECPRPLNLIMDELTKLPNGSTLKALFSSKDCLESIKMVLDSLGFKTALESSDNGFILVVERSMDPNKLYEDEICLCPCREQ, from the coding sequence TTGCAGGAATACATACTTGATTTAAGTAGTGAGGAGTGTCCAAGACCTCTCAACCTCATAATGGATGAACTTACCAAGCTTCCCAATGGCTCTACACTAAAGGCTTTATTCTCATCAAAAGACTGTTTAGAGTCTATAAAAATGGTTCTAGATTCACTTGGTTTTAAAACAGCTTTAGAGTCTAGTGATAATGGGTTTATTCTTGTTGTTGAGAGGAGTATGGATCCCAATAAGCTTTATGAAGATGAGATATGTCTATGTCCATGTAGAGAACAGTAA
- a CDS encoding conserved hypothetical protein (KEGG: pis:Pisl_0027 hypothetical protein) yields the protein MRRYRCFRDIIANILLEIRNSGKRVSEISRAVGIPTDRCRRAIEFLIQRGLIGEKDGLLYITEKGMQWLETYSRLIELCCKSR from the coding sequence ATGAGGAGATATAGATGCTTTAGAGATATTATAGCCAATATACTTCTAGAGATAAGAAATAGTGGAAAGAGAGTCTCTGAGATTTCTAGAGCTGTAGGTATTCCTACAGATAGATGTAGAAGAGCTATTGAGTTTCTAATACAGAGAGGATTGATAGGTGAGAAAGATGGGCTATTGTATATAACTGAAAAGGGTATGCAATGGCTAGAAACATATAGTAGACTTATAGAGCTATGCTGCAAATCTAGATGA
- a CDS encoding eRF1 domain 1 protein (COGs: COG1537 RNA-binding protein~InterPro IPR005140:IPR005142:IPR005141~KEGG: sai:Saci_0072 hypothetical protein~PFAM: eRF1 domain 1 protein; eRF1 domain 3 protein; eRF1 domain 2 protein~SPTR: Q4JCI0 Protein pelota homolog~PFAM: eRF1 domain 3; eRF1 domain 2; eRF1 domain 1~TIGRFAM: probable translation factor pelota) — MRIDILDDKHGVLRVRIDSEDDLWLLSLMISRGDIVKAVTLRDVSIGDEKRKIPMVLSIEVIRTEFQAFTNRLRVHGIVVEGPDRFGVKGSHHTISIDIGSEVTIFKKVWSKDFIESILRFSRPINILLVAVDFDEYAVALIQQQGVKIVDERSVSLPVSDYGFDEEKNRLVEELAKKIVDIAHRYRISDIVIGSPGSLKDEVRRRILELDPDIRVYTDSVANGGYAGIQELLHRDVIGRMLRDTAIVKATEILNEFDYLLVKDIERVAYGLNDIEMLSDIGAIEKLVIVDEIVMSGDDRERIDKILRGVMERRGEVVIVPSNTPIGERLKMLGGAVAILRYRVPRG; from the coding sequence ATGAGGATAGATATTTTAGATGATAAGCATGGTGTGCTTAGGGTTAGGATAGATTCTGAGGATGATCTATGGCTTTTAAGTCTAATGATATCTAGGGGAGATATTGTTAAGGCTGTTACACTTAGGGATGTTAGTATTGGTGATGAGAAGAGGAAAATACCTATGGTTCTATCTATAGAGGTTATAAGAACAGAGTTTCAGGCTTTTACAAATAGACTTAGAGTTCATGGGATAGTTGTTGAGGGTCCTGATAGATTTGGTGTTAAGGGTTCTCACCACACAATATCTATTGATATTGGTAGTGAGGTTACAATATTTAAGAAGGTGTGGAGCAAGGACTTTATAGAGAGTATCCTAAGATTTTCTCGACCTATAAACATACTTCTTGTTGCTGTTGATTTTGATGAATATGCAGTTGCATTGATACAGCAGCAAGGTGTTAAGATTGTTGATGAGAGGTCTGTTTCTCTTCCTGTAAGTGATTATGGTTTTGATGAGGAGAAGAATAGACTTGTTGAGGAACTTGCTAAGAAAATTGTTGATATTGCACATAGGTATAGGATTAGCGATATTGTTATAGGCTCTCCTGGGAGTCTTAAGGATGAGGTTAGGAGGAGGATATTGGAGCTAGATCCAGATATAAGGGTTTATACAGATAGTGTTGCTAATGGTGGTTATGCAGGTATTCAAGAGCTTCTTCATAGAGATGTTATTGGCAGAATGCTTAGGGATACAGCTATTGTGAAAGCTACTGAGATTCTAAATGAGTTTGACTATCTTCTTGTAAAGGATATTGAGAGAGTTGCTTATGGGTTAAACGATATAGAGATGCTATCCGATATAGGTGCTATTGAAAAACTTGTTATTGTTGATGAAATTGTTATGTCTGGTGATGATAGGGAGAGGATTGATAAGATTCTTAGAGGTGTTATGGAGAGGAGGGGGGAGGTTGTTATAGTTCCCAGTAATACTCCTATTGGTGAGAGGCTGAAGATGCTTGGAGGGGCTGTAGCTATACTTAGATATAGAGTTCCAAGGGGATAG
- a CDS encoding small GTP-binding protein (COGs: COG0370 Fe2+ transport system protein B~InterProIPR006073:IPR011642:IPR002917:IPR011619:IPR 005225~KEGG: hbu:Hbut_0162 ferrous iron transport protein~PFAM: GTP-binding protein HSR1-related; nucleoside recognition domain protein; Ferrous iron transport protein B domain protein~SPTR: A2BJ73 Ferrous iron transport protein~TIGRFAM: small GTP-binding protein~PFAM: Ferrous iron transport protein B; Ferrous iron transport protein B C terminus; Nucleoside recognition~TIGRFAM: ferrous iron transporter FeoB; small GTP-binding protein domain): MGHCGCPFAKHCFGIIESIRRIEEETKGCDIRVALIGQPSVGKSALFNALTGASVKVASFPGTTVEYKVGRVRYKGRSICVVDLPGIYTLMPYTLEETITKLASMEIKFDWYLVLVDSTRFERTFYLALKVLELFPNTVVILSKWDYTKKLGIEIDIQGLSKHLGVPVVATSAVTGYGLEELLDTIISRGNTEKGIGARIWYEELNEILSGVIKSLGDMARENRMHIDLFGAILNVLEGDEEVARFLSNLGYSSIVDEVRKIRDGYGSRGQHLDTYIAKARYRYIDRLVDMYVSRKVPRSVVRGFIDAIFMNRFLGPLTGILTVLSIFIAVFIINTGFPLNIVFSSIGLEEYAEYIESYSLSGLIGQAFDYIINTVYSWLEGFNTVLADFIANGIIGAVSAVLSFLPLVFMAFIFLSIIEDSGLGPRIAVALHSGFRAFGLSGRAIYPFMISLGCNVPGVLASRTSMDSIERLEIIISTPFVICQARLVILLALVSALFPGDVVRQVATVATIYLGSLALYLLTAKIVRMFIVRERSSPELLLELPEVHMPSAKAVWWDSISLTKHFLKKAGTVIFGLGIVMWFMLSYGFAGYVEDVSQSFATSIGNILSPIFAPLGVAPSQSWVLGLALFAGFIAKEGILSMLNQIYGELSLSAMGVTTIQGLAFIVLFMYYIPCMATLATIYQETRSVKLTLFSLVYSFIIALILSYTTYIVLSLL, encoded by the coding sequence ATGGGGCATTGTGGCTGTCCATTTGCAAAGCATTGTTTTGGTATTATAGAGAGTATTAGAAGGATTGAAGAGGAGACTAAGGGATGTGATATAAGGGTAGCACTTATTGGACAACCTAGTGTTGGTAAGTCTGCTCTTTTTAATGCATTGACAGGCGCTTCTGTGAAGGTTGCTTCTTTCCCTGGTACAACTGTTGAGTACAAGGTTGGTAGGGTTAGATATAAGGGTAGGAGTATATGTGTAGTTGATCTTCCAGGTATATATACATTAATGCCCTATACCCTTGAGGAAACAATAACAAAGTTAGCATCTATGGAGATTAAATTTGATTGGTATTTAGTTCTAGTTGATTCAACAAGATTTGAAAGAACATTTTACCTAGCTCTAAAGGTCTTAGAACTCTTTCCAAATACAGTAGTTATATTATCGAAGTGGGATTATACTAAAAAGCTTGGCATAGAAATAGATATTCAAGGTCTGTCAAAACACCTTGGAGTACCTGTTGTAGCAACATCTGCTGTTACTGGCTATGGGCTTGAGGAGCTTCTTGACACAATTATTAGTAGGGGTAATACGGAGAAAGGTATTGGTGCTAGGATTTGGTATGAGGAGCTCAATGAGATTCTCTCTGGGGTTATCAAATCTCTTGGGGATATGGCTAGAGAGAATAGGATGCATATAGATCTATTTGGAGCTATTCTAAATGTTCTTGAGGGTGATGAGGAGGTTGCTAGGTTCCTGTCTAATCTAGGGTATAGCTCTATTGTTGATGAGGTTAGGAAGATTAGAGATGGCTATGGGTCTAGGGGACAGCATTTAGATACCTATATCGCTAAGGCAAGATATAGATATATAGATAGACTTGTCGATATGTATGTGTCTAGGAAGGTTCCAAGATCTGTTGTCAGAGGATTCATTGATGCCATATTTATGAATAGGTTTTTGGGTCCATTAACAGGGATACTGACTGTTCTGAGCATATTTATAGCGGTGTTCATAATAAATACAGGCTTTCCCCTGAACATAGTGTTTAGCTCTATTGGCTTAGAAGAGTATGCCGAATATATAGAGTCTTACAGTCTCAGTGGTTTGATTGGCCAAGCCTTTGACTACATTATAAACACTGTTTACAGCTGGCTCGAGGGATTCAACACTGTTTTGGCCGACTTTATTGCTAATGGCATTATAGGAGCTGTTAGTGCCGTACTCTCATTTCTGCCCCTAGTTTTCATGGCATTCATATTTCTGTCAATAATAGAAGACTCTGGTCTGGGGCCCAGGATAGCTGTAGCTCTACACAGTGGCTTTAGGGCATTTGGGCTTTCTGGTAGAGCTATATATCCATTTATGATATCTCTGGGCTGCAATGTACCGGGGGTTCTAGCTTCTAGAACATCTATGGATTCTATTGAGCGTCTAGAGATAATAATCTCAACACCATTTGTCATATGTCAGGCGAGACTCGTTATTCTTTTGGCACTGGTATCAGCGCTGTTCCCAGGTGATGTTGTTAGGCAGGTGGCTACAGTTGCAACAATATATCTCGGCTCCCTGGCTCTATATCTATTGACTGCAAAGATCGTCAGAATGTTTATAGTTAGAGAGAGGAGCTCACCAGAGCTTCTCTTAGAGCTTCCAGAGGTACACATGCCTTCGGCTAAAGCTGTTTGGTGGGACTCTATATCTCTAACGAAGCACTTCCTAAAGAAGGCAGGGACAGTGATATTTGGTCTCGGCATCGTGATGTGGTTTATGCTTAGCTATGGTTTTGCTGGGTATGTAGAGGATGTTTCCCAGAGCTTTGCTACCTCTATAGGCAACATATTATCACCTATCTTCGCACCTCTGGGTGTAGCACCCTCACAGAGCTGGGTCCTTGGGCTAGCACTTTTTGCAGGTTTCATAGCTAAGGAGGGTATTCTATCAATGCTCAACCAGATATATGGTGAACTAAGCCTTAGTGCAATGGGTGTTACAACCATACAAGGGTTAGCATTCATAGTTTTATTCATGTATTACATACCGTGTATGGCAACATTAGCGACAATATACCAGGAAACAAGAAGTGTAAAGCTAACACTATTCTCCCTAGTCTACTCCTTTATAATAGCACTCATACTCTCATACACAACATACATCGTTCTATCACTCCTATAG
- a CDS encoding iron (metal) dependent repressor, DtxR family (COGs: COG1321 Mn-dependent transcriptional regulator protein~InterPro IPR007167:IPR001367~KEGG: hbu:Hbut_0163 iron dependent repressor~PFAM: iron dependent repressor; FeoA family protein~SMART: iron dependent repressor~SPTR: A2BJ74 Predicted Iron dependent repressor~PFAM: Iron dependent repressor, metal binding and dimerisation domain; Iron dependent repressor, N-terminal DNA binding domain), whose protein sequence is MHIENPFEKRALEDYLKAIYRLEEVFGTVRTNDIAQELGVSPSTVSKTLRKLAKDGYIIWDPYIGVKLSDKGRDMALTIVRKHRIAETFLYRILKFDIVKAHSYAHAMEHLPEEIFDKLYEFLGKPTRCPHGNPIEPQKFVDIGDKSITLFEPNTKVIITRISCSFKRDLMVKLYELGMNIDKEMCILEKGSGYIRILIDGRGVILTTYEATFIKGVERGRCG, encoded by the coding sequence ATGCATATAGAGAATCCCTTTGAAAAAAGAGCTTTAGAAGACTATCTAAAGGCTATATACAGACTTGAAGAAGTCTTTGGAACTGTACGAACAAATGATATTGCTCAAGAACTAGGAGTCTCGCCATCAACAGTCTCAAAGACTCTTAGAAAACTTGCTAAAGATGGATACATCATATGGGATCCATATATAGGTGTAAAGCTAAGCGATAAAGGAAGGGATATGGCATTAACAATAGTGCGAAAACATAGGATTGCAGAAACATTTCTATATAGGATACTGAAATTCGATATAGTTAAAGCCCATAGCTATGCACATGCAATGGAACATTTACCAGAGGAGATATTTGATAAACTCTATGAATTTCTTGGAAAACCCACTAGATGTCCACATGGAAATCCTATAGAGCCTCAGAAATTTGTGGATATAGGGGATAAATCCATAACATTATTTGAGCCAAATACAAAGGTTATAATTACACGTATATCATGCTCATTTAAGAGAGACCTTATGGTTAAACTATATGAACTGGGTATGAATATAGATAAAGAGATGTGTATTCTTGAGAAGGGATCAGGATATATAAGAATATTGATAGATGGTAGAGGAGTAATACTAACAACATATGAAGCAACATTTATTAAGGGGGTAGAAAGAGGAAGGTGTGGCTGA
- a CDS encoding heterodisulfide reductase subunit A-like protein (COGs: COG1148 Heterodisulfide reductase subunit A and related polyferredoxins~KEGG: tsi:TSIB_1694 heterodisulfide reductase subunit A-like protein~SPTR: C6A550 Heterodisulfide reductase subunit A-like protein), with protein MLCVCQGTCPSFQKMNIFEVINYFRRNEKIDFVAIHPQLCATDGDNFWKILLGGNTNEITKIIVAGCAPEMQKRLFREIFRDTGFDESRHIGVDIRNMTTEEAIKAIEEALNR; from the coding sequence GTGCTATGTGTATGCCAAGGGACATGTCCATCATTCCAAAAGATGAATATATTTGAGGTTATAAACTATTTTAGAAGGAATGAAAAGATAGATTTTGTAGCTATACATCCACAGCTATGTGCAACAGATGGAGATAATTTCTGGAAGATTCTACTAGGGGGAAACACAAACGAGATTACAAAGATTATTGTAGCTGGATGTGCACCAGAGATGCAGAAGAGACTATTTAGAGAGATTTTCAGGGATACAGGATTCGATGAGTCTAGACATATAGGTGTTGATATAAGGAATATGACTACAGAGGAAGCTATAAAGGCTATAGAGGAGGCTCTCAATAGGTGA
- a CDS encoding ATPase (InterPro IPR011579~KEGG: pcl:Pcal_0902 hypothetical protein~PFAM: ATPase~SPTR: A3MUL0 Putative uncharacterized protein~PFAM: Archaeal ATPase): MERVKIFFADHKIEFIDRDVALKQVEKFAEEGTYPVYVIYGPEGCGKTALFKQATKILEEYGYSVVHINPLAEVVEERFSISRELKEIVKELGISLAGDVSRVIEKTIELLYTAVRRGIRKKIAILADDVFQAIGLDKAEQIVKSFLNMIEWPSIEYERIVVLVASSEGVTRERIGRHTWSVFQILWNMSRDGFEELYNVLPDPKPLFEDIWRLSGGNPRILETLYKRGWNVDIVVEDLIAKKRLRNFIYMLSNIEKEILREALENPDTLLYRARDAPKLLDRVIELNLVIELNKRLSELWIDTPPPDKDLELGIGRYIAWQTPLHRKAVERVLIEEV, translated from the coding sequence ATGGAGAGAGTAAAGATATTTTTTGCTGATCATAAGATAGAGTTTATTGATAGGGATGTAGCTTTAAAACAAGTTGAGAAGTTTGCTGAGGAGGGTACATATCCTGTATATGTAATATATGGACCTGAGGGATGTGGTAAGACAGCATTATTTAAACAAGCTACAAAGATTTTGGAGGAATACGGATATTCTGTTGTCCATATAAATCCTTTAGCCGAGGTTGTTGAGGAGAGATTCTCCATATCAAGAGAGTTGAAAGAGATTGTTAAAGAGCTTGGAATATCTCTCGCTGGAGATGTATCTAGGGTTATTGAAAAGACTATAGAGCTTCTATACACCGCTGTTAGAAGAGGTATTAGGAAGAAGATAGCTATATTGGCAGACGATGTCTTTCAGGCTATTGGATTGGATAAAGCTGAGCAAATAGTAAAATCTTTTCTAAATATGATTGAATGGCCATCTATAGAGTATGAGAGGATAGTTGTATTGGTTGCATCTAGTGAAGGTGTTACACGAGAACGTATTGGGAGACATACATGGTCTGTATTCCAAATATTGTGGAATATGTCTAGAGATGGATTTGAAGAGCTATACAATGTTCTACCAGATCCAAAGCCTTTATTTGAAGATATATGGAGATTGTCTGGAGGTAATCCTCGTATTCTTGAAACACTGTATAAAAGGGGATGGAATGTTGATATAGTTGTTGAGGATCTTATAGCTAAGAAGAGACTTAGAAATTTCATCTATATGCTTAGCAATATTGAAAAAGAGATTCTTAGAGAAGCTCTAGAGAATCCCGATACTTTACTATATAGAGCTAGAGATGCTCCCAAACTGCTGGATAGAGTTATAGAGCTTAATCTGGTTATAGAGTTAAACAAGAGATTATCTGAGCTCTGGATCGATACACCACCCCCGGATAAGGATCTTGAGCTTGGTATTGGCCGATATATAGCTTGGCAAACACCGCTACATAGAAAAGCTGTTGAAAGAGTGTTGATAGAAGAAGTATGA
- a CDS encoding hypothetical protein (KEGG: dka:DKAM_0081 hypothetical protein~SPTR: B8D3E1 Putative uncharacterized protein), with protein sequence MARVAIARVLYIATAIILAIFGIFLLYLLSIPLYIFRGVVDGYIALSSYSLRYYGERIYLSSLDSVRILSLPLYILSISMILTAIYSSTALALRKERHIYTASEIMLGISLTHIAITPLVIGMLRIIDSEARGLRTANVFYTSAGLVNFGSTEMRVNSSVLSYTTPLHIIIYASIIVVLSIATYIAMISIQQRTS encoded by the coding sequence ATGGCTAGAGTTGCTATCGCTAGAGTTTTGTATATAGCTACAGCTATTATTCTAGCTATCTTTGGGATATTTCTGCTGTATCTCTTGTCCATACCCCTATATATATTCAGAGGTGTTGTTGATGGATATATAGCTTTGTCTAGCTATAGCCTTAGATACTACGGCGAAAGAATATATCTCTCATCTCTAGACAGTGTCAGAATCCTGTCTCTACCTCTATACATATTGTCTATATCAATGATTCTTACAGCTATATACTCATCCACAGCTCTAGCTCTGAGAAAAGAGAGGCATATCTATACAGCTTCAGAGATAATGCTGGGGATATCCCTTACCCATATAGCTATAACCCCCTTAGTCATAGGCATGCTTAGAATTATAGATTCTGAGGCTAGGGGGCTTAGAACAGCAAATGTTTTCTATACATCTGCAGGTCTTGTAAACTTTGGCTCTACCGAGATGAGGGTTAATAGCAGTGTCCTTAGCTATACAACTCCTCTTCATATAATCATCTATGCATCGATAATAGTGGTGCTATCGATAGCAACATACATAGCCATGATAAGTATACAGCAGAGAACCAGTTGA
- a CDS encoding FeoA family protein (InterPro IPR007167~KEGG: tko:TK0958 iron(II) transport protein A~PFAM: FeoA family protein~SPTR: Q5JIC5 Iron(II) transport protein A~PFAM: FeoA domain), translating into MEAKRIDKLSSLSPGTRFRVVEISAGPGLRARLIGLGITLGAEGVVLYNGGEHIVINVRGVDIAISRGQASKIFVEIL; encoded by the coding sequence ATGGAGGCGAAACGCATAGACAAGCTTTCATCTCTTTCACCAGGTACTAGATTCAGAGTTGTGGAGATATCGGCGGGGCCAGGGCTTAGAGCAAGGCTCATAGGGCTTGGGATAACTCTAGGTGCAGAAGGTGTGGTTCTATACAATGGCGGTGAACATATAGTCATAAATGTGAGGGGTGTTGATATAGCTATAAGCAGGGGCCAGGCATCAAAAATATTTGTAGAGATACTATAG
- a CDS encoding protein of unknown function DUF6 transmembrane (InterPro IPR000620~KEGG: pcl:Pcal_0535 hypothetical protein~PFAM: protein of unknown function DUF6 transmembrane~SPTR: A3MTJ5 Putative uncharacterized protein~PFAM: EamA-like transporter family) — protein MIGIICAVIASLLWSLNPAIIQRYRYVVRPTLFTGLRGLFAFLGLLPIVLIFSHNMFSSVSIKAILFIIASAVLGPGVGDTAYAISIKLVGGSLAVVISYTYIFVAQFLAVVFLGERFTWLVAVGTALAFIGIVIALYRNTDSSTSKSSMAIGILYAAISSITWGIASFMIKPIYSEIPDPLTISLTRIGIVTILFISIGLREIGSFSEVRGQIAPAAITGILGWSLGMSLYVYAIGVAGVTITVTATALTPIASQITIALINKTKISWRYIAGSTLVATGIILLAINT, from the coding sequence ATGATAGGCATAATATGTGCAGTTATAGCATCTCTTTTGTGGAGTCTTAATCCAGCTATTATCCAGAGGTATAGATATGTGGTTAGACCTACATTATTTACAGGTCTTAGAGGACTGTTTGCTTTTCTCGGGCTTCTCCCAATAGTGTTGATATTTAGTCACAATATGTTTAGTTCTGTGAGCATCAAAGCTATTTTGTTTATCATAGCCTCAGCTGTTTTAGGACCTGGTGTAGGTGATACTGCATATGCTATATCTATAAAGCTTGTCGGTGGTTCTCTTGCTGTTGTGATCAGCTATACATATATCTTTGTTGCACAGTTTCTAGCTGTTGTATTCCTGGGAGAGAGATTCACATGGCTTGTTGCAGTAGGTACAGCTCTAGCGTTTATAGGTATAGTCATAGCACTCTATAGAAATACAGATTCCTCTACATCGAAAAGCTCTATGGCTATAGGTATTCTATATGCAGCTATATCTTCTATAACATGGGGCATAGCATCATTTATGATAAAACCTATCTACAGCGAGATTCCAGACCCTCTAACCATATCACTAACAAGAATAGGTATTGTCACAATACTCTTCATATCTATAGGTCTAAGAGAAATAGGGTCATTTAGCGAAGTAAGGGGGCAGATAGCTCCAGCAGCAATAACAGGTATACTTGGGTGGAGCCTAGGGATGTCACTATATGTCTATGCAATAGGAGTTGCAGGAGTCACAATAACTGTTACAGCAACAGCTCTAACCCCCATAGCATCACAGATAACAATAGCTTTGATAAACAAGACAAAGATATCCTGGAGATATATAGCAGGTTCAACACTTGTTGCAACAGGTATAATACTCCTAGCTATCAACACATAG
- a CDS encoding 4Fe-4S ferredoxin iron-sulfur binding domain protein (InterPro IPR001450:IPR017900~KEGG: tma:TM1175 ferredoxin~PFAM: 4Fe-4S ferredoxin iron-sulfur binding domain protein~SPTR: Q9X0Q7 Ferredoxin~PFAM: 4Fe-4S binding domain): MAKTWYPVIDYEKCIGCLTCVNFCPHEVYTVENGKPKVVNPDNCVEFCRGCQKLCPTGAITYNGDKLHRNIARYSQQ, translated from the coding sequence ATGGCAAAAACATGGTATCCAGTTATAGACTATGAGAAATGTATAGGTTGTCTAACATGTGTAAACTTCTGCCCCCATGAAGTCTATACAGTTGAAAACGGTAAGCCCAAGGTTGTAAACCCTGATAACTGTGTAGAATTTTGTAGAGGATGTCAAAAGCTTTGTCCTACAGGTGCAATAACATATAATGGCGATAAGCTTCACAGAAATATAGCTAGATATAGCCAGCAATAG
- a CDS encoding Radical SAM domain protein (COGs: COG2100 Fe-S oxidoreductase~InterPro IPR007197:IPR006638:IPR005829~KEGG: tpe:Tpen_0658 radical SAM domain-containing protein~PFAM: Radical SAM domain protein~SMART: Elongator protein 3/MiaB/NifB~SPTR: A1RXY0 Radical SAM domain protein~PFAM: Radical SAM superfamily): protein MRVIGFSRGRYYVYIDREPLVGHIAFGVIDRGTNVLQIRPTTICPYSCIYCSVDAGPFSRHRQTEYIVDVRHLVKWVRYVYDYKGGDVVEGLIDGVGEPPTYPYIVELVSSLKKFLPRVAMETRGGTLTKELVDALARAGLDRFNVSIDTLRKEKAVYLQNTPWYNVERVREVVEYIVRETDIDVTLTPVWIPGINDEDIEEVVEWGLRIGVGKRFPPFGIQKYEVHKYGRKIPGVREPTWSEFRDFLEVLENRYGVPLHYKKLDFGIRKTKAVEPIYRVGERVVARVVGSGWLWREVLGVDYRENVNITIVDIDFSPSLIGKRIDVRIIRNRDSIYVARKE from the coding sequence ATGAGGGTTATAGGGTTTTCTAGAGGTAGATACTATGTATATATAGATAGAGAGCCTCTTGTTGGACACATAGCCTTTGGAGTTATTGATAGGGGTACAAATGTTCTTCAGATAAGACCTACAACTATATGTCCATATAGCTGTATCTATTGTAGTGTTGATGCAGGTCCTTTTTCAAGGCATAGACAAACAGAGTATATAGTTGATGTGAGACATCTTGTTAAGTGGGTTAGATATGTATATGATTATAAGGGTGGAGATGTTGTTGAAGGTCTTATAGATGGTGTTGGAGAACCACCTACATATCCATATATAGTAGAACTCGTTTCATCACTGAAGAAGTTTCTGCCTAGGGTTGCTATGGAGACTAGGGGTGGGACTCTGACAAAAGAGCTTGTAGATGCTTTAGCTAGAGCTGGTTTGGATAGATTTAATGTGAGTATAGATACTCTTAGAAAGGAGAAGGCTGTATATCTACAAAACACACCTTGGTATAATGTTGAAAGGGTTAGAGAGGTTGTCGAGTATATAGTTAGGGAGACAGATATAGATGTAACACTTACACCTGTATGGATACCGGGGATAAATGATGAGGATATTGAGGAGGTTGTTGAGTGGGGTCTTAGGATAGGTGTTGGAAAAAGATTTCCACCTTTTGGTATTCAGAAGTATGAGGTTCATAAATATGGTAGAAAGATTCCAGGTGTAAGAGAGCCTACATGGAGTGAGTTTAGAGATTTTCTAGAGGTTTTAGAGAATAGATATGGTGTACCTCTCCATTATAAGAAACTTGATTTTGGTATTAGAAAGACTAAGGCTGTAGAGCCTATATATAGAGTTGGTGAGAGGGTTGTTGCTAGGGTTGTTGGATCTGGCTGGCTTTGGAGAGAGGTTCTCGGTGTCGACTATAGAGAGAATGTGAATATAACTATTGTTGATATAGACTTCAGCCCCTCGCTTATTGGCAAAAGAATTGATGTTAGAATTATAAGGAATAGAGATTCTATATATGTAGCTAGAAAGGAATAG